One Amorphoplanes digitatis genomic window carries:
- the atzF gene encoding allophanate hydrolase, translating to MDSTETERSTIDRMKEVLQRIRDRGDDGVWISTVTEAELRDRAAAVNADLPLAGLTFAVKDNIDVAGVPTTAACPDFAYVPERTAPVVRRLLDAGALLVGKTNMDQFATGLTGARSPYGTPESVFGGGLISGGSSSGSAVAVAAGLVDFSLGTDTAGSGRVPAALNGIVGVKPTRGLLSTKGVVPACRSLDCVSIFAPDVARAAAVLRVAKGPATGDAWGRTGSYPLRNPAELRVGAARGLDFLGDAGQEKAYAAGLDRFGGDVRTVDVEPLLEAGDLLYRGPWVAERLADLGDFLSAHPGSVLPVTRQVLETGLRFTAVDAWRGLHRLRELKAWTERLFETVDVLVLPTVATTYTHAEIAADPIGRNLNLGRYTQFANLLDLAAVTVPNGFTAEGRPASLTLFGPAFSDETLALLAEELGRTQDLMTVAVVGLHLSGEPRNAELTDRRATLIGAARTAPCYRLYALPSGAPGLVRDDTGAAIDIELWQLPAATVGSLLAGIPAPLSLGRVVLADGTEVTGFLCEAYAVATAQDITAGGGWRAHRSTPERQDI from the coding sequence GTGGACTCGACCGAAACAGAACGGTCGACAATCGACAGAATGAAGGAAGTCCTCCAGCGCATCCGCGACCGCGGCGACGACGGAGTCTGGATCAGCACCGTCACCGAGGCGGAGCTGCGGGACCGGGCCGCCGCCGTGAACGCCGATCTCCCCCTGGCCGGGCTCACCTTCGCCGTCAAGGACAACATCGACGTCGCCGGCGTGCCGACCACCGCGGCCTGCCCCGACTTCGCCTACGTTCCGGAGCGGACCGCGCCCGTCGTGCGGCGGCTGCTCGACGCCGGCGCGCTGCTGGTCGGCAAGACCAACATGGACCAGTTCGCCACCGGGCTGACCGGCGCCCGGTCGCCGTACGGTACGCCGGAGAGCGTCTTCGGCGGCGGACTGATCTCCGGCGGCTCCAGCTCCGGATCGGCCGTCGCGGTCGCCGCCGGGCTCGTCGACTTCTCCCTCGGCACCGACACCGCGGGCTCCGGACGGGTGCCCGCGGCGCTCAACGGCATCGTCGGCGTCAAGCCGACCCGCGGGCTGCTCAGCACCAAGGGTGTCGTGCCGGCCTGCCGCTCGCTCGACTGCGTGTCGATCTTCGCGCCGGACGTGGCCCGGGCCGCGGCCGTCCTGCGGGTGGCGAAGGGGCCGGCCACCGGCGACGCGTGGGGCCGCACTGGCTCGTACCCGCTGCGGAACCCGGCCGAGCTGCGCGTCGGCGCGGCCCGCGGCCTCGACTTCCTCGGCGACGCCGGCCAGGAGAAGGCGTACGCCGCCGGGCTCGACCGGTTCGGCGGCGACGTCCGGACCGTTGACGTCGAGCCGCTGCTCGAGGCGGGCGACCTGCTGTACCGCGGACCCTGGGTGGCCGAGCGGCTGGCCGACCTCGGCGACTTCCTGAGCGCGCATCCCGGCTCGGTGCTGCCGGTGACGCGCCAGGTGCTCGAGACCGGGCTGCGGTTCACCGCGGTCGACGCCTGGCGGGGCCTGCACCGGCTGCGGGAGCTGAAGGCGTGGACCGAGCGGCTCTTCGAGACCGTCGACGTGCTGGTCCTGCCGACCGTGGCGACGACGTACACGCACGCCGAGATCGCCGCCGACCCCATCGGCCGGAACCTGAACCTGGGCCGGTACACGCAGTTCGCGAACCTGCTCGACCTCGCCGCGGTGACCGTGCCGAACGGGTTCACCGCGGAGGGCCGGCCCGCCAGCCTGACGCTGTTCGGCCCGGCCTTCAGCGACGAGACCCTCGCCCTGCTCGCCGAGGAGCTCGGCCGGACGCAGGACCTCATGACCGTCGCCGTCGTCGGGCTGCACCTCAGCGGCGAGCCGCGCAACGCCGAGCTGACCGACCGCCGGGCGACGCTGATCGGCGCGGCCCGCACGGCGCCCTGCTACCGGCTCTACGCGCTGCCCTCGGGCGCGCCGGGCCTGGTCCGCGACGACACGGGCGCCGCCATCGACATCGAGCTGTGGCAGCTACCGGCCGCGACCGTCGGCAGCCTGCTCGCCGGCATTCCCGCGCCCCTGTCGCTCGGCCGGGTCGTGCTGGCCGACGGCACCGAGGTGACCGGCTTCCTCTGCGAGGCCTACGCGGTCGCCACGGCACAGGACATCACCGCCGGCGGCGGCTGGCGGGCACACCGTTCCACACCGGAAAGGCAGGACATATGA
- a CDS encoding DUF1996 domain-containing protein, with the protein MHRSPTPGTRALLAAALTTVLIGALSLAVAGTAAAATTVVQAEAYAAQSGVQLEPTGDAGGGQNAAYLTNGDWMRYDGVDLGAAGALTVTARVSSAIGTGSVELRTGSATGPLLAQFPITATGGWQNWVTLTATAATHPAGAQTVFAVMRNTGAGDFVNINWFSFGSGGTPGEGWVPIDQARWNAQLAEFRAMAPRPVPANSVRVPEFNASCLYSHSRPDDPIVFPGMAGASHMHSFIGNDSTDAGTTTDTLLRNAGTSCRPAEDLSAYWIPSLYERGQVVEPKDVVVYYGSRLTNSAATVPFPQGFRMIAGDARLQAPTPAGSVNQFYCAGAGGEIGRSADGNWPRCAPGATLMFQLVFPDCWDGVHLDSPTHKAHVAYTYDGTCGGAFPVAIPSISFLIAYPTSGSADGFQLSSKMASSMHGDVFLAWDNAALGHRVKNCVVQRAKCNTAGDF; encoded by the coding sequence CACCGTCCTGATCGGCGCGCTCTCCCTGGCGGTCGCCGGCACCGCGGCGGCGGCCACCACCGTCGTACAGGCCGAGGCGTACGCCGCGCAGTCCGGCGTGCAGCTCGAACCGACCGGCGACGCCGGTGGCGGCCAGAACGCCGCCTACCTGACAAACGGCGACTGGATGCGCTACGACGGCGTCGACCTCGGCGCGGCCGGGGCGCTGACCGTGACCGCGCGGGTCTCCTCGGCCATCGGCACCGGCAGCGTCGAGCTGCGTACCGGGTCGGCGACCGGCCCGCTGCTCGCCCAGTTCCCGATCACGGCGACCGGCGGCTGGCAGAACTGGGTCACGCTGACGGCAACGGCCGCGACCCATCCGGCCGGCGCGCAGACCGTCTTCGCGGTCATGCGGAACACCGGCGCCGGCGACTTCGTCAACATCAACTGGTTCTCGTTCGGCTCCGGCGGCACCCCGGGCGAGGGCTGGGTCCCCATCGATCAGGCCAGGTGGAACGCCCAGCTCGCCGAGTTCCGGGCGATGGCGCCGCGGCCGGTGCCCGCCAACTCCGTACGCGTGCCCGAGTTCAACGCGTCCTGCCTCTACAGCCACTCGAGGCCGGACGACCCGATCGTCTTCCCGGGAATGGCCGGGGCCTCGCACATGCACAGCTTCATCGGCAACGACAGCACCGACGCCGGCACCACCACGGACACGTTGCTGCGCAACGCCGGCACGAGCTGCCGCCCGGCCGAGGACCTCTCGGCGTACTGGATTCCCAGCCTCTACGAGCGCGGCCAGGTCGTCGAGCCCAAGGACGTGGTGGTCTACTACGGCTCACGGCTGACCAACTCGGCCGCAACGGTGCCGTTCCCACAGGGTTTCCGGATGATCGCCGGCGACGCCCGGCTACAGGCGCCCACCCCGGCCGGCTCGGTCAACCAGTTCTACTGCGCCGGCGCGGGTGGCGAGATCGGCCGGAGCGCGGACGGCAACTGGCCGCGGTGCGCGCCGGGCGCGACGCTGATGTTCCAGCTCGTCTTCCCGGACTGCTGGGACGGCGTGCACCTGGACAGCCCGACGCACAAGGCGCACGTCGCGTACACCTACGACGGCACCTGCGGCGGGGCCTTCCCGGTCGCCATCCCGTCGATCTCGTTCCTGATCGCGTACCCGACGAGCGGCTCGGCGGACGGCTTCCAGCTCTCCTCCAAGATGGCGTCCTCGATGCACGGCGACGTGTTCCTGGCCTGGGACAATGCCGCGCTCGGGCACCGCGTGAAGAACTGCGTCGTGCAGCGCGCCAAGTGCAACACCGCCGGCGACTTCTGA
- a CDS encoding GntR family transcriptional regulator — translation MGDEELESHSLVDLAYDRLSREILSGRTDPGERLVEEQLTRRLGISRAPLREALRLLAQQGLVEHIPRRGVRVATLSDDDVRELYEVRDVLERHAVACIPPDADLAAVRAALEVMRKATEAGDRLAIADAHRLFHVAVVALGGNRQLSALYESVLVRLQLYMAVNLRREAEVAEPSDGVHRHERLLAALAQGDTDTIVSALSAHGARTYLP, via the coding sequence GTGGGCGACGAGGAGCTGGAGAGTCACAGCCTCGTCGACCTCGCGTACGACCGGCTCAGCCGCGAGATTCTCAGCGGCCGCACCGACCCCGGCGAGCGACTCGTCGAGGAGCAGCTGACCCGCAGGCTCGGCATCAGCCGGGCGCCGCTGCGCGAGGCGCTGCGGCTGCTGGCCCAGCAGGGCCTCGTCGAGCACATCCCGCGGCGGGGAGTCCGGGTCGCCACCCTCTCCGACGACGACGTCCGCGAGCTCTACGAGGTCCGCGACGTCCTGGAGCGGCATGCCGTCGCGTGCATCCCGCCCGATGCCGACCTCGCCGCGGTGCGCGCCGCGCTCGAGGTGATGCGCAAGGCGACCGAGGCGGGCGACCGGCTGGCGATCGCCGACGCGCACCGGCTCTTCCACGTCGCGGTGGTCGCGCTCGGCGGCAACCGTCAGCTGTCCGCACTGTACGAATCGGTGCTGGTCCGGCTCCAGCTCTACATGGCGGTCAACCTGCGCCGCGAGGCCGAGGTCGCCGAGCCGTCCGACGGCGTGCACCGGCACGAGCGCCTGCTCGCGGCGCTCGCCCAGGGCGACACGGACACCATCGTCTCCGCACTGAGCGCACACGGGGCCCGCACCTACCTGCCCTAG